The Metabacillus schmidteae nucleotide sequence TTCACATAATACATCTTGTGCCATTTTAAAACACCTCCCTCATTATTAGGATAAGCAAATTTACGGTTTCCTATTCACTGATAAGAGGTGTTTTGTATTTGAGATTCTATTTTTCTGAAAACTTTTATTATTTAAAGTATTGACTCGATTAATTATATGTAATATTATATATCATATTGATGTTAGAAAACCTAACAAACAAGGTGGTATAAAATGAAAAAGATTGAAGCCATTATTCGCCCGCAAAAACCATTAAAGGGTTGAAAAATATAGGGATTACAGGTTTTACTGTGTCACAGGTTGTAGGAAGAGGAAAACAGAGAGATACGAAGGGGGTATATCGAGGAAAAAACTATAATGTAACACTTCATCCTAAAATAAAACTTGAAATCGTTTTATCAGACCATATGGTGGAAACCACTATAAAAACGATCATTGAGACTGCACAAACAGGAGAAGATGGTGACGGAAAGATATATGTGCATCCTATCCTGGAAGCTTATAACATTCGTAATGGTGAACCTGATATGTCTATCGATGATTTAACTGTGCCGGATGGTTTGTCAAGGGAGGGGATGTAACAATGGAACTTATCCATTTAAATACTGTTTGGGTTGTCATTGCTGCAGCTATGGTCCTGTTTATGGAGGGTGGCTTCAGCTTATTAGAAGCAGGATTAGTTCGAACAAAAAACGCAGTAAATGTAACGATGAAAATTTTTGTTGATCTAACGATTGGAGCTTTAGCATTTTGGGTAATCGGCTTTGCGATTATGTTCGGTGATAGTGCTTTTGGCTTTTTTGGAACAAGCCTTTTTGGTAGTCCGCAAAATATAGACTTAGGTCTTGAACTGCCAAGTGAGGCTTTTGTTCTCTTTCAAATGGGCTTTGCTGTAGCGTGTATTTCCATTATTTCTGGTGCGGTTGCAGAGAGAATGAACTTTAAAGCCTATATACTTACTGCAGCGCTCATTACATTAATTATTTACCCTCTTTCAGGTCACTGGATTTGGAATGGAGATGGCTGGTTAGCTCAGCTTGGAATGAAGGACTTTGCCGGATCAGCAGCCATCCATGCTGTTGGCGGCTTTGCTGCTTTAGCGATGGCTAAGATGCTTGGTGCTCGTAAAGGAAGATTTAATTCTGACGGAAGTGTGAATGTTTTTGCGCCTAGTAATATTCCATTAGCATCAAGTGGAGCATTTATATTATGGTTCGGTTGGTTTGCCTTTAATAGTGGTAGTACTTTAGATGCCTCAAATGCTTCCTTGGCATCTATTGCTGTAAACACAATGCTTGCAGGAGCGAGTGGAGGAACAGTCACATTATTGCTAACAATGAAAAAGTTTGGTAAGGCAGATCCGAGTATGACGATTAATGGAGTCTTGTCAGGCTTAGTAGCAATTACGGCAGGATGTGCATTTGTTGACCAGTGGAGTGCTATAATCATTGGAGGAATTTCCGGTGTCATTGTTATTTATGCAACCCTTTTAATTGATCATATGAAAATTGATGATCCGGTTGGTGCGGTTGCAGTTCATGGATTTAATGGGTTATTTGGGACAATAGCTGTTGGATTGTTTGATACATCGGCAGGGCTATTTACAACTGGGGAGGCGTCCTTATTCAGTGTCCAACTCTTAGGAGCACTTGTGGCTGCTGCTTGGGGATTAGTTGGTGGAGCTGCAATTGCTAAAATTGCACAAGTAACAGTTGGTTTACGTGCAACAGAAGAGGAAGAGGAGGAAGGCCTGGATATGTCCTACCACGGTATTCCTGCGTATAATGAGTTGGAACGCTTTACAGATTTACCAACCAGCCTATACAATTTTGAAGAAACAACAGGTATTACAGTTGCAAGAGCTGAGCAAAAAAATGTTGTCGGATCATAAAAAGAAAGCGAACCAGAAATGGTTCGCTTTCTTTTTATATAATGTTACTTAATAACAACTGAAAACATTAACCCAAGATATGTCGAAATGATAAAAGCAATACCGAAGCTTAATGCAATTATAGGTGAGATTTTTTTATAGAAGCTAACTATCATCATCGAAATGAACAATAAAGCAACAATAAACAACAAAGTTGATTGTAACGCGAAATTAAATTGGACGCTAAATGGTGCCTCAATATTTTGTCCTACTAAAGGTTCTATCCACAATGCCGGTCCTTCTTGTAGAAGTGTTGCATTAACTTGATGTGGAGGAGGGAGTGTCCCTAAAACTCCGGTAATAAAAAACACAATCATTAAGATAAATGTCTCAGCTTGAACCCATTTAACTGGATTAAATTGTTCATCTTGCTTGGTTTTGCGAGAAAGAAATCCATTGATTAATCCAAAGGCAAGAATAGGTAAAATGCTAATATGCTTAAGTAAGAGCATTTGTCCATACGATAGAACCCATGAATTTGCATAATCGCGAGGTTCAATTATAAATAACATTAAACTAATTCCTGATATTGTTAATATGATAACTAACCCGATAGATAATGGGGTGAACCATCGTAGAAATGAGTGCCAATTATCAATTCTTTTCGCTAACCAGCTAACATGAAGTAGTACACCAAACCATAGGGTGATTGTTAAAAAATGGATGGAATGTGAAAGTAAGCCAGGTAGAGCATCGAGTGTTGCTGCATGACTTGCATAACCAACTGACAAGATCATGATTATGATTAGAAATGCCTGGAGATATTTTGGACCTTCTACATAAATCGTCATCCATAATAAAACTGCGAAAAAACTTCCATAAAGCCAGGCGATTCCTACTTGAAACTCAGTTAAAATTGAATAGGCTGTTAAACTAAATAATCCATCTTCTGAAAAGAAAGAGATTACCTGAACAACCGGAAGAAAAGTTAACACAATTATACCTAAAACACTTAATAATAAGCTTTGTTTTGAGACTCGGGTATCAGGTTTGTATGAAAGAGGTATAAATTGTAAGAAAATATGCCCGACTAAATAAGAAAAAAGCATATATGTTGCATACTCTGTTATTGGAATTAATTGACTCATATGTTACCTCTTTTTACGAAATATAACCCAAATTCCGCCAGCTAAAAAGACGATAAGAACAATGACTGAAACTGTAGCGAATGTTGATGTATTTGAATTTTCGTTTAAACTTTCTTCGCTATCCTGAGGTTCTTCAGTTTGGTTCACTTCTTGCTCTGTTGCATTTTCAGGTGCTTTTTCGAGTGTTTCACTTTCTGTTACTTCTTTGTTATCGGTATCAGTATGTGCTTCTTCAGTTTTTTGGATTTCTACAGTAAATGGAATATCTCCTGTCATGGCATGTCCATCTTTTGCGGCAATCTTCCAAGTCAAAACATATTTTCCATTAGAAAGCGGAGTGGAAACAGTACCGATAATCTCATCTTCATTAACTGTAATGGAATCGATAGTGATTTCTTGATCGTCTTGAGTTAAAACAAGTGTACTTTGTTTTTCGATTTCACCAGCAAATTCAACTTTTAGTTCAGTTAATTCTTCTGTAACCACTTGACCTTCTTTAGGATTGGAGTTTGATAAGGTAGTGTGGGCAGAAACCATTAGTGGAAACATCCAAAGAATGCAAATAAGTAATAAAAACTTCTTCATCATATCATCCTTCACATAAAAAATAAGTATGTAAGAAAAGTGTTTGAGTATGGTCAATAAGGGATGAGCACTTTTACACTTTACATTTTAACATTAATGTACTTCTTTATTCATAATGATTTCTAACAAATTAGCAAACAAAATGTGTTGATTCTGCGATTCGGGATAAAAAAATGAATTTTTTTTAGTAACTGTGCATTCGCCCTTACAGACAAGTACCTATATACATAATGTATTAGTACAACGAAAGGGAGGTGTTATAAATGAGTGGTGCAACTCCAGGTTATGGCTACGGTGGTGGCTTTGCTTTGATTGTTGTGTTATTCATCCTACTAATAATTGTAGGCTCTGCTTACGTTGTATACTAGTTTGCTGTTAATGTAAATTATCATAAAGGAGGAATTTTTATGTACGGATATGGTGGTTATGGTCATTGTGGATATGGATATGGTGGATATGGCTATGGTAAAGGATTCGCGTTAATCGTTGTATTGTTCATTCTATTGATTATCGTTGGTGCTGCTTGGTTATAAGATAACCGAGAGATAAGGGCCTGATTTCTCAGGTCCTTTTTCTATTATGAAGTCTTTTTCTCGTCCTCGTGAACAGCAATTAATGATTTCCGTTTAATCCAGTATTGGAAACTATCCTTTGGAAAAACACCTCTTCTTTTTGAGTTATTCATTTGGATAACAACACTTTCATCAGAGATTTCAAGAATCTTTAACCTATCCGAATTACTAATATTAGGTAGGAAATTTCCGCTTAATTTAAACTCCATATTATGATGTAAGTCCATATTTATAGCTCCTTTTTACATGTAATAAAAACTATTCATAATGTTTCCCTTAACTAGGAAAATTATCCTAATGATTTAATTGTGAAATAAATAGGGTATTAGAATAATTTGTTTCTTTCCCGAACTAAGTTACAATATAATTCAATATGATGATTATAAAAAGGAGATAAGTTCATGAAAGAAACACTGCAGTTAATAAAGCAATTAGTGGAAATTCCAAGCCCTTCTGGAAATACGGAAAAAGTTATTTCTTTTGTAGAATCGTATCTTAAGGACTTTCAGGTGAAAATGAAAAGAAATCACAAAGGTGGATTGATTGTCACGATCCCAGGAAAAAACAATAACTATCACAGGATGCTTACTGCTCATGTTGATACCTTAGGGGCAATTGTGAAGGATATAAAATCAAACGGAAGGTTAATGATCGACCTTATCGGAGGATTTAATTATAACTCAATTGAAGGTGAATATTGTCAGATTGAAACATCAAATGGTCAAGTTTTCACTGGGACAATTTTAATGCACCAAACATCCGTCCATGTATATAAGGATGCTGGGAAGCTTGAGAGAAATCAAAAAAATATGGAAGTTAGAATAGATGAAATTGTACATAATGCGGAAGATGTGCGCAAATTGGGGATAGAGGTTGGAGATTTTATTTCTTTTAATTCTCGCGCAGAGATTACCACAAGTGGATTTATTAAATCTCGTCACTTAGATGATAAGGCAAGTGTTGCTTTATTGTTAAACTTGATCAAAAAAATCTCATCCGAATCTTTAGATCTCCCATATACGACACATTTTCTCATTTCGAACAATGAGGAAATAGGGTATGGAGGTAACTCGAATATTCCTAATGAAACGGTTGAGTATTTAGCAGTAGACATGGGGGCGATAGGTGACGGGCAATCTACAGACGAATATACTGTATCAATCTGTGCAAAAGACTCAAGTGGACCATATCACTATGGGTTAAGAAAAAAACTAGTAGAGCTTGCAAAACAACATGATATTAACTATAAAGTGGATTTATATCCATATTATGGATCAGATGCTTCAGCAGCTATCCGCGCCGGCCATGATCTTGTACACGGGTTGATTGGCCCGGGGATTGATGCCTCTCATGCTTTTGAAAGAACACACACTTCTTCATTAGAGAATACGGCAAAACTTCTTTATTACTATGTACAATCAGAGATGACTGTATAAGTAAGGGGAAACACCTATTTTACACAATAAGATTAAATTCTGGACATTAACTTGTAAGTAAGGAATGTTCCTCCTAAAAGCAGAGCTGATAATAATATAACAATACCAATTCCAATCTCATCTATTAATGTTAAAAGATAGAGAATTAATATAATATCCGTGATAACTGAACCGATAAGAAGTACTTTGGGAGATTTCATACATAATTAGCTCCTTTAAATATAAGTTTGTGTAGTACCATTATAAACGACTTAATGAGGTAAAATAAAACAGAGTCTTATAGACTCTGTTCAGTTTGTAGACAAAGTAAAAATCGCTAGCCCTTCAGACTGATTGCTAACGCTTGCTTTCGAGGCACGAAGCCTTGTGAGGAGCGGAGTTACCGGGGTTGGTAATGAGCACCGCAGCAAGGTGAGTAACGAAGAAAGCGAGCGTTTGTCAACAGTCTGAACAGAGTCTTATAGACTCTGTTTATTTTATATAAGCAATAATTCCCTCATTATCATCTAAAACAAGTTCAATTGCGGCTGAAAATGGGTCGATGTTCATTTCGTTTTCGAGCCAAAATCTTAATGCTTCGATCATATTAGCGGTAATTAAAATCTGCTTGCGATCATTAATATAGGCTTCAGCAGAAAAACCATATTCATCATCATACATTAACTCGATTTCAACCTCTTGTGGTTTAATTTGCCGCTTGTACGCAATGTGTAAGCAGAGTGCATTAACAATGTCTTGTTCAGAAACTTTTATTTGCCCCATGCTTCTTCTTCCTTATCTTTACGCTTTTTCATAAAGTAAGTGAAAGCCTTACGAATAATCATAATCACAACGAAAATAGCAATAACGTTGATGAATAAACCGATAATGGAACCTAAAACTCCAAGATTCGATAATAATCCTCCTAGTAATAAACCAGCTAGACCACCTAAAAATAATCCTTTCATGATACCGCCAGTTTTAGACTTTGTTGTTGTGCTTTTTGTTGTAGAAGATTTTTGTTGTGAATCCTCTTTTTTAAACAAAGAAGGACTATTCGAATTTGTATTTGAATTAAACGATTTTTTTCCTGATTTATAGCCTTTTGCCTGTACAGTTGAAACATGGTCTCCTAACATAAAGCCGCCAACAGGTGTGAGAAGTAAAGTTAGTGCTAACAAACTTGAAAATAATTTCTTTAACATGTGTATGGTTTCCTCCTAAGTAGTAATAGCATCATTTTTTTGTGATAGTAGTAATACGAATATGATATACGAAGGTTTCATTTTTGAAAAGTTTTTTTAATAGACCTTCCACTTAAAAAAATAGATCATTTTGATTCAGTAGAAGACATAAACTGATTCAAAATGATCCATTTCTTTTTTAACGATTTGATACCCATATGATTTCGCCTGATTTGTCTTCGACATTTACTTTTACATGGAAATCATTTTTCTTGTAAAAATGAGCGAGTCTGTCGACATGATCCCAATCTCTTTCAGCGATATCACCAGTGATTTTTGGTATGTTTTGTTCAATTGCCAGATCTTTTAAATAATCCATACAGATAGAACCGTAGCCTTTATTTGCGGGGCCTTTTATATCACCAATGTGAATGGTGCTTTCATCTGCATATGTTGCCTGAATCGAAAAATCCCATATTCCTTTGTAGGATGTTTCACAATCACATAACATAATTTTACATGATTGATCGTCTTCTGGTGTATATACAATCACAAGCTTTTCATCCTTTGCTTGGTCAACACCTAATACTCTACTTTTTTTCGCTATCTCTTTTAAATTATCTTGTAAGCGAAACACCTGAAACTCCAGATCCTCTAATTCTTCCTTTAATTCCTCTGGATTGTTAGAACGATGATCGGCTTCAAGCAGTTTATACATTTCCTCCACTCCTCTCACATACCCGTAGATATCCTATCTTTATTCAAAAATCCTATAAGTGCTAATAACAAACAGTGAAATATTATAAAGGGTAATTTGGAAAAAATCAAGGTATATAAAAGGAGAAAATGAAAAAGAAGCAAGTCTAAATGACTGCCTCTTTTATACTTCAATTATTATTGGGAGAATCATTGGCTTTCTTTTCGTGTG carries:
- a CDS encoding YxcD family protein — translated: MGQIKVSEQDIVNALCLHIAYKRQIKPQEVEIELMYDDEYGFSAEAYINDRKQILITANMIEALRFWLENEMNIDPFSAAIELVLDDNEGIIAYIK
- a CDS encoding copper resistance CopC family protein; translation: MKKFLLLICILWMFPLMVSAHTTLSNSNPKEGQVVTEELTELKVEFAGEIEKQSTLVLTQDDQEITIDSITVNEDEIIGTVSTPLSNGKYVLTWKIAAKDGHAMTGDIPFTVEIQKTEEAHTDTDNKEVTESETLEKAPENATEQEVNQTEEPQDSEESLNENSNTSTFATVSVIVLIVFLAGGIWVIFRKKR
- a CDS encoding copper resistance D family protein — protein: MSQLIPITEYATYMLFSYLVGHIFLQFIPLSYKPDTRVSKQSLLLSVLGIIVLTFLPVVQVISFFSEDGLFSLTAYSILTEFQVGIAWLYGSFFAVLLWMTIYVEGPKYLQAFLIIIMILSVGYASHAATLDALPGLLSHSIHFLTITLWFGVLLHVSWLAKRIDNWHSFLRWFTPLSIGLVIILTISGISLMLFIIEPRDYANSWVLSYGQMLLLKHISILPILAFGLINGFLSRKTKQDEQFNPVKWVQAETFILMIVFFITGVLGTLPPPHQVNATLLQEGPALWIEPLVGQNIEAPFSVQFNFALQSTLLFIVALLFISMMIVSFYKKISPIIALSFGIAFIISTYLGLMFSVVIK
- a CDS encoding ammonium transporter, which translates into the protein MELIHLNTVWVVIAAAMVLFMEGGFSLLEAGLVRTKNAVNVTMKIFVDLTIGALAFWVIGFAIMFGDSAFGFFGTSLFGSPQNIDLGLELPSEAFVLFQMGFAVACISIISGAVAERMNFKAYILTAALITLIIYPLSGHWIWNGDGWLAQLGMKDFAGSAAIHAVGGFAALAMAKMLGARKGRFNSDGSVNVFAPSNIPLASSGAFILWFGWFAFNSGSTLDASNASLASIAVNTMLAGASGGTVTLLLTMKKFGKADPSMTINGVLSGLVAITAGCAFVDQWSAIIIGGISGVIVIYATLLIDHMKIDDPVGAVAVHGFNGLFGTIAVGLFDTSAGLFTTGEASLFSVQLLGALVAAAWGLVGGAAIAKIAQVTVGLRATEEEEEEGLDMSYHGIPAYNELERFTDLPTSLYNFEETTGITVARAEQKNVVGS
- a CDS encoding YjcZ family sporulation protein; the protein is MYGYGGYGHCGYGYGGYGYGKGFALIVVLFILLIIVGAAWL
- a CDS encoding YjcZ family sporulation protein, translated to MSGATPGYGYGGGFALIVVLFILLIIVGSAYVVY
- a CDS encoding M42 family metallopeptidase: MKETLQLIKQLVEIPSPSGNTEKVISFVESYLKDFQVKMKRNHKGGLIVTIPGKNNNYHRMLTAHVDTLGAIVKDIKSNGRLMIDLIGGFNYNSIEGEYCQIETSNGQVFTGTILMHQTSVHVYKDAGKLERNQKNMEVRIDEIVHNAEDVRKLGIEVGDFISFNSRAEITTSGFIKSRHLDDKASVALLLNLIKKISSESLDLPYTTHFLISNNEEIGYGGNSNIPNETVEYLAVDMGAIGDGQSTDEYTVSICAKDSSGPYHYGLRKKLVELAKQHDINYKVDLYPYYGSDASAAIRAGHDLVHGLIGPGIDASHAFERTHTSSLENTAKLLYYYVQSEMTV